One window of Nitrospirota bacterium genomic DNA carries:
- a CDS encoding DUF433 domain-containing protein, whose translation MTVKSEYPHIVLDEEEVALIEGTSMKVTELVVERLAYGWSPEELHLQHSYITLSQVHAALAYYWDHAEQLDKEISARLKNVEELRESSKREPSPVIVRLRAQGRL comes from the coding sequence ATGACAGTTAAAAGTGAGTATCCGCACATAGTGCTTGATGAGGAAGAGGTTGCCTTAATAGAGGGTACCTCAATGAAGGTAACTGAATTGGTTGTGGAACGTTTGGCTTATGGATGGAGTCCCGAAGAATTACATCTCCAGCATTCCTATATAACATTAAGTCAGGTTCATGCAGCATTAGCCTACTACTGGGACCATGCTGAACAATTAGACAAGGAGATTTCCGCCAGACTTAAAAATGTTGAGGAACTTAGGGAATCTTCAAAGAGAGAACCCTCGCCTGTAATAGTTCGGCTTAGGGCACAGGGCCGTCTATAA
- a CDS encoding DUF5615 family PIN-like protein, whose amino-acid sequence MPILLYMDVHVPRAITLGLRMRKVDVLTAQEDGADRLSDPELLDQATMKHRVLFTFDDDLLIEAARRQQENHQFSGIIYAHPLRISIGQCIQDMELIAKAGEPQDLQNRVEFIPF is encoded by the coding sequence ATGCCAATCCTACTTTATATGGATGTCCATGTTCCAAGGGCTATTACACTTGGACTACGCATGCGAAAGGTTGATGTACTTACTGCCCAGGAAGATGGGGCTGATAGGTTATCTGATCCTGAACTTCTGGATCAGGCAACTATGAAACACCGTGTATTGTTCACCTTTGATGATGATCTTCTGATTGAAGCGGCCAGGAGGCAACAAGAAAACCATCAGTTTAGTGGAATTATTTATGCCCATCCATTACGCATTTCTATTGGCCAGTGTATACAAGACATGGAATTGATTGCTAAGGCCGGTGAGCCTCAGGATTTACAAAACCGTGTTGAGTTTATTCCCTTTTAA